In a genomic window of Demequina muriae:
- a CDS encoding ribonucleotide-diphosphate reductase subunit beta: MAILGTGIQDGLLLKPITYPWAMDLYNQAVANTWFPNEIQLGEDLADFKKMTEEEKHAVTFLMSYFNPNELLVNKALAFGVYPYINAPECHLYLAKQMWEEANHCMSFEYVLETFPLDRDEAYNSHVDVPSMAAKEEFEVNFIRRMTEETLDISTTEGKKDFVRNLVAYNIILEGIWFYSGFMVALSFRQRNLLRNFGSLMDWVIRDESLHLQFGINLILTVLEENEDLQDPDFADEIRQMIIDAVQMEEAYNRDLLPKGILGLNSDYVNQYVRYLADRRLEELGFEPYYNVSNPAKWMATANDTLQLVNFFEATNTSYEVNAQATKK, from the coding sequence ATGGCCATTCTCGGCACCGGCATCCAAGACGGATTGCTGCTCAAGCCCATCACGTACCCGTGGGCGATGGACCTGTACAACCAGGCCGTCGCGAACACGTGGTTCCCCAACGAGATCCAGCTCGGTGAGGACCTCGCCGACTTCAAGAAGATGACGGAGGAGGAGAAGCACGCCGTCACCTTCCTGATGTCGTACTTCAACCCGAACGAGCTGCTGGTGAACAAGGCGCTCGCGTTCGGCGTCTACCCGTACATCAACGCTCCCGAGTGCCACCTGTACCTCGCGAAGCAGATGTGGGAAGAGGCCAACCACTGCATGTCCTTCGAGTACGTCCTCGAGACGTTCCCGCTGGACCGGGATGAGGCGTACAACTCCCACGTGGACGTGCCGTCGATGGCCGCCAAGGAGGAGTTCGAGGTCAACTTCATCCGTCGCATGACGGAGGAGACTCTCGACATCTCCACCACCGAGGGCAAGAAGGACTTCGTCCGCAACCTCGTGGCGTACAACATCATCCTCGAGGGCATCTGGTTCTATTCCGGCTTCATGGTCGCGCTGTCGTTCCGCCAGCGGAACCTGCTGCGCAACTTCGGCTCGCTCATGGACTGGGTGATCCGCGACGAGTCGCTCCACCTCCAGTTCGGCATCAACCTCATCCTCACGGTGCTCGAGGAGAACGAGGACCTTCAGGACCCGGACTTCGCCGACGAGATTCGCCAGATGATCATCGACGCCGTCCAGATGGAGGAGGCGTACAACCGCGACCTGCTTCCCAAGGGCATCCTCGGCCTCAACTCGGACTACGTGAACCAGTACGTCCGCTACCTCGCCGACCGCCGTCTCGAGGAGCTCGGGTTCGAGCCGTACTACAACGTGTCGAACCCGGCCAAGTGGATGGCCACCGCGAACGACACCCTTCAGTTGGTGAACTTCTTCGAGGCGACCAACACGTCCTACGAGGTCAACGCGCAGGCGACCAAGAAGTAG
- a CDS encoding multidrug effflux MFS transporter, whose protein sequence is MTSRIDTAPPRAVVPSFGDTLTRRERIAYILILGALVALGPFTIDLYLPAFPEVARDLAASDAAIQLTLTATTIGFGVGQLVVGPLSDAFGRKVPLMIATVVHILASIFVVFAPTVEWVLVGRTLQGIGAAGGAVVAMAIVRDLFNGQRLIRMLSRMALVTGLAPVLAPVIGSQLLRVVDWREIFVVLALYGVLIATIAGLKLRETRPAGQRGGAGLPAMRARYRRLLSDGSFVGVAVVGAMTFTTLFAYLSASSFVLQDQFGLTAQQYGVVFGLNSIGVVAGTQFAARLMRVVAPRAVATAGIIVMSTGAVSLLLFAQLESGLLGVVIPLFFVVSPLGFIMPSVQVMALENHGSEAGTAASLIGAMNFGVAGLISPVVGLMGASATSMAIVMIGALSVAHASLWLVVRPRTSGDVVR, encoded by the coding sequence GTGACCTCGCGCATTGACACCGCTCCGCCCCGGGCGGTCGTACCCTCCTTCGGCGACACCCTGACGCGCCGCGAGCGCATCGCGTACATCTTGATCCTCGGCGCTCTCGTAGCCCTCGGCCCGTTCACGATCGACCTCTACCTGCCCGCGTTCCCAGAGGTCGCACGCGACCTCGCGGCCAGCGACGCGGCGATTCAGCTGACCCTGACCGCGACCACCATCGGATTCGGCGTGGGCCAGCTGGTCGTCGGACCGCTGAGCGATGCGTTCGGGCGCAAGGTGCCGCTCATGATCGCCACGGTGGTCCACATCCTCGCCAGCATCTTCGTGGTGTTCGCGCCCACTGTCGAGTGGGTGCTCGTGGGGCGCACGCTCCAGGGCATCGGCGCTGCCGGTGGCGCTGTGGTCGCGATGGCGATCGTGCGAGACCTGTTCAATGGCCAGCGGCTCATCAGGATGCTGTCGCGTATGGCGCTCGTCACGGGGCTCGCACCGGTGCTTGCGCCAGTGATCGGTTCTCAACTGCTGCGGGTGGTCGATTGGCGCGAGATCTTCGTCGTGCTCGCGCTCTATGGCGTGCTGATCGCGACGATCGCCGGTCTGAAGCTGCGCGAGACGCGCCCCGCTGGCCAGCGAGGAGGCGCGGGGCTCCCCGCCATGCGTGCACGGTATCGCCGCCTACTGAGCGACGGCTCGTTCGTTGGCGTCGCAGTCGTGGGTGCGATGACGTTCACCACGCTCTTCGCTTACCTCTCGGCCTCGTCGTTCGTGCTGCAGGACCAGTTCGGCCTCACTGCACAGCAGTACGGCGTGGTGTTCGGTCTCAACTCCATCGGAGTAGTGGCGGGCACCCAGTTCGCAGCGCGGCTGATGAGAGTGGTCGCCCCCCGGGCCGTGGCCACGGCAGGAATCATCGTGATGAGCACCGGCGCAGTGTCCCTGCTGCTGTTCGCTCAGCTCGAGTCGGGGCTGCTCGGCGTGGTCATCCCGCTGTTCTTCGTCGTGTCGCCGCTCGGCTTCATCATGCCGTCGGTCCAGGTCATGGCGTTGGAGAACCACGGGTCCGAGGCAGGCACCGCCGCATCCCTGATCGGCGCGATGAACTTCGGCGTCGCCGGGCTCATCTCTCCGGTCGTCGGTCTCATGGGAGCGTCCGCGACGTCCATGGCGATCGTGATGATCGGCGCGCTCTCGGTCGCGCACGCGAGCCTGTGGCTGGTGGTGCGCCCGCGTACCTCCGGCGACGTCGTCAGGTGA
- a CDS encoding DJ-1/PfpI family protein translates to MTARIGILVYDGFDIIDAGGPYEVFLTASRLAERDGLEPAFTVELVSPGGRDVVAYGGMTLTALSDADESRDYDVLVVPGTIDIDSALGETRIGSSLRTLADQASVTTSVCTGSFLLAHHGLLDGAPATTHWEDVDALRAAGVADAREGVRWVDEGGVVTSGGLTSGMHMALHIVARLLGEPMAHRTARQLDMDWSADPAR, encoded by the coding sequence ATGACCGCGCGCATCGGCATCCTCGTGTACGACGGCTTCGACATCATCGATGCGGGCGGCCCGTACGAGGTCTTCCTCACCGCCTCCCGTCTCGCTGAGCGGGATGGACTGGAGCCGGCCTTCACGGTCGAGTTAGTGAGCCCCGGTGGACGCGACGTGGTCGCGTACGGCGGGATGACGCTGACGGCGCTGAGCGATGCTGATGAGTCGCGCGACTATGACGTCCTGGTGGTCCCCGGCACGATCGACATCGACTCGGCACTCGGCGAGACCCGCATCGGATCCTCGCTACGGACTCTTGCCGACCAGGCGTCGGTCACCACGTCGGTCTGCACCGGTTCCTTCCTGCTGGCACACCACGGCCTCCTCGACGGGGCTCCGGCGACCACGCATTGGGAGGACGTCGACGCGCTGCGTGCCGCCGGCGTGGCCGACGCGCGCGAGGGCGTGCGCTGGGTCGACGAGGGCGGCGTCGTGACGAGCGGCGGGCTCACGTCCGGCATGCACATGGCGCTGCACATCGTGGCGCGGCTCCTCGGCGAACCGATGGCGCACCGGACCGCACGCCAGCTCGACATGGACTGGAGCGCCGACCCGGCACGCTAG
- a CDS encoding sigma-70 family RNA polymerase sigma factor produces the protein MTSEAIALWTETSSDPELIAGVRAGDSAAFGVLYERHADAARKVAYQYTNSPSDVDDVVSEAFSRVLRALQRGDGPDLAFRAYLFTIVRRTGMDIIDKGIRTKPRDDMSPYESAIGYGPSSDEPALDGFEHGMVADAFKSLPERWQAVLWYTEVEKKNPKEIAPLLGLSANGVAALAYRAREALRQAYLQQHLNTSESADCLEANAQLGAYVRGGLSKREHSRVDVHVRSCERCAALVAELEDVNRGMRGIIAPLFMGVLGAGALEGGMPIGGALGPQGAATLGASGASGAGAAGAGAAGAGGAAAGAGGIAGLIGVVSHLALPAAAVVAATALAISGASILGWLTPGDGLDRAEGPVVPEVSPSTSPSPETEPTTAPSPVPEASAVPSPAPSAEAPPLVVDGITGSGVGAGGSVTGSDASGGSESPGSDTGSGGTTDGNTGGTGGTGGGSSGPTDPTDPTDPTDPTDPTDPTDPTDPTDPTDPTDPTDPTDPTDPTDPTDPTDPTDPTVVPANLRLSAGALDYLEITRSSPQLSMTVSNTGAGSATDLEATIQLPDGLAFAPPSGGDSGMALNSAQRIDARLAFAEGSVFVATGWECEVDSDRATATCTHDDLGPNEDASLTLPLALPEGPLAAGSKTRFHVSGGAHEYSYEVDTAIAESDEDLDPIFTGDGGLAVATVGSPLLGCNLDETSCRQAMFAGPNTPTGGDVNNNSFMMANLNRADGETVSATTLLDIPADAEVVYASLEWSANRVGRDSWTEDLAQARLRAPDSDDYISITADEVLDGSSALPDGRHYYQSRADVTDLVAEHGAGAWSVADIATAATRYDNDRTYYAGFALSVVYRQADLPDSRIALFAGREWVSPSSSPEFVFSTNVDADVEVDWVTWEADRNLGGDTLELDGERLVPVRWNGTQRVFASASERALWASNGADSTAHGSDFANSLGVDAKEFEEVGDLTPGLHTLTARSNGDQYLVGSIAVTISYEGADSDDDLGEIIVDD, from the coding sequence ATGACATCTGAGGCGATCGCACTGTGGACGGAAACGTCCAGCGATCCCGAGCTGATCGCCGGCGTGCGTGCCGGCGACTCGGCGGCCTTTGGTGTGCTCTACGAGAGGCACGCGGACGCGGCACGGAAGGTCGCGTACCAATATACGAACTCCCCGAGCGATGTCGACGACGTGGTGTCAGAGGCGTTCTCCCGTGTCCTGCGCGCGCTCCAGCGAGGCGATGGCCCGGACCTCGCCTTCCGTGCCTATCTCTTCACCATCGTGCGGCGCACCGGTATGGACATCATCGACAAGGGCATTCGCACCAAGCCCCGTGACGACATGTCGCCGTATGAGTCCGCCATCGGGTACGGACCGTCGTCCGACGAGCCCGCGCTTGACGGGTTCGAGCACGGCATGGTGGCGGACGCGTTCAAGTCGCTCCCCGAGCGTTGGCAGGCGGTGCTCTGGTACACCGAGGTCGAGAAGAAGAACCCCAAGGAGATCGCCCCGCTGCTCGGGCTGAGTGCGAACGGCGTCGCGGCCCTCGCCTACCGGGCTCGAGAGGCTCTGCGGCAGGCCTACCTCCAGCAGCACCTGAACACCTCAGAGTCCGCGGACTGCCTCGAGGCGAACGCTCAGCTGGGCGCGTACGTCCGCGGCGGCCTGTCCAAGCGCGAGCACTCCCGAGTCGATGTGCATGTGCGCAGCTGTGAGCGCTGCGCGGCACTGGTCGCGGAACTTGAAGACGTCAACCGCGGCATGCGCGGCATCATCGCACCGCTGTTCATGGGCGTGCTCGGTGCCGGTGCGCTCGAGGGCGGCATGCCGATCGGCGGCGCGCTGGGACCGCAGGGAGCCGCGACACTCGGCGCGTCCGGTGCGAGTGGCGCTGGGGCCGCGGGTGCGGGTGCCGCCGGCGCCGGCGGTGCGGCCGCTGGCGCGGGAGGAATCGCCGGGCTCATCGGTGTGGTCTCGCACCTCGCCCTGCCCGCTGCGGCGGTCGTCGCGGCCACGGCGCTCGCCATCAGTGGCGCCAGCATCCTGGGATGGCTGACACCAGGAGACGGGCTCGACCGCGCGGAAGGCCCCGTCGTCCCCGAGGTCTCGCCATCGACGTCACCGTCGCCAGAGACCGAGCCGACGACGGCACCCTCCCCCGTGCCCGAGGCCAGCGCTGTGCCGTCTCCCGCGCCATCCGCGGAGGCTCCTCCCCTCGTGGTCGACGGCATCACCGGGTCTGGTGTCGGCGCAGGCGGGAGCGTCACCGGCTCTGATGCCTCCGGCGGCTCGGAATCGCCGGGATCCGACACCGGCTCGGGTGGCACGACCGATGGAAACACAGGCGGCACGGGTGGCACGGGCGGCGGCAGCAGTGGTCCCACCGATCCGACCGACCCGACCGATCCGACGGACCCCACGGACCCGACCGACCCGACCGACCCCACCGACCCCACCGACCCGACGGACCCCACCGACCCGACGGACCCCACGGACCCGACCGACCCGACCGATCCCACCGATCCGACGGACCCGACCGACCCGACTGTCGTGCCAGCAAACCTGAGGCTCTCGGCGGGAGCACTCGATTACCTCGAGATCACGCGCTCGTCGCCTCAGCTGTCCATGACGGTGTCCAACACAGGCGCAGGATCCGCGACCGATCTCGAGGCGACCATTCAGCTCCCCGATGGCCTGGCATTTGCCCCGCCTTCGGGTGGTGACAGCGGCATGGCGCTCAACAGCGCTCAGCGGATCGACGCGCGGCTCGCCTTCGCCGAAGGCTCGGTGTTCGTGGCCACGGGCTGGGAGTGCGAAGTCGACAGCGACCGCGCCACCGCGACCTGCACGCACGATGACCTCGGGCCGAACGAGGATGCCTCACTGACGCTGCCCCTCGCGCTTCCGGAGGGACCACTGGCTGCGGGTTCCAAGACCCGCTTCCACGTGTCCGGAGGCGCCCACGAGTACTCGTATGAGGTCGACACGGCGATCGCGGAGTCCGACGAGGACCTCGACCCGATCTTCACGGGCGACGGAGGCCTCGCGGTCGCGACGGTGGGATCCCCGCTCCTCGGCTGCAACCTCGACGAGACCTCCTGCCGCCAGGCGATGTTCGCAGGCCCGAACACTCCCACGGGCGGCGACGTCAACAACAACTCCTTCATGATGGCCAATCTCAACCGCGCCGACGGCGAGACCGTCTCCGCGACGACGCTTCTCGACATCCCCGCCGACGCCGAGGTGGTGTACGCGAGCCTGGAGTGGTCAGCGAACCGCGTGGGCCGCGACTCCTGGACTGAAGACCTCGCGCAGGCTCGCCTGCGTGCGCCTGACAGCGATGACTACATCTCGATCACCGCGGACGAAGTCCTGGACGGGTCATCCGCGCTTCCGGATGGTCGCCACTACTACCAGTCTCGCGCCGACGTCACCGACCTGGTCGCCGAGCACGGCGCCGGTGCCTGGTCGGTCGCGGACATCGCCACTGCGGCCACCCGGTACGACAACGACCGCACCTATTACGCCGGCTTCGCGCTCTCGGTGGTCTACCGACAGGCTGACCTCCCCGACTCCCGCATTGCGCTGTTCGCGGGGCGCGAGTGGGTCTCGCCCAGCTCCTCCCCGGAGTTCGTGTTCTCGACCAATGTGGATGCGGACGTGGAGGTCGACTGGGTCACGTGGGAAGCAGATCGCAATCTCGGCGGCGACACTCTCGAACTCGACGGTGAGCGGCTCGTGCCGGTGCGCTGGAACGGCACCCAGCGAGTATTCGCCAGCGCCTCCGAGCGCGCGCTCTGGGCCTCGAACGGCGCGGACTCCACCGCACACGGCTCCGATTTCGCCAACTCGCTTGGCGTCGATGCCAAGGAGTTCGAGGAAGTGGGCGACCTGACACCGGGCCTCCACACGCTCACCGCGCGGTCGAATGGCGACCAGTACCTGGTCGGCTCGATCGCGGTCACGATCTCGTACGAGGGCGCTGACTCTGACGACGACCTCGGCGAGATCATCGTCGACGACTAG
- a CDS encoding ABC transporter permease: MTTESVTRAIDIIPRGPVDVFRHSWVLAKRSLVKTWRTPEGLIDVTLSPIMFTLLFTYIFGGAIAGSASDYLVFLIPGIIGQNIAFASVGIGIQLNSDMAKGIFDRFRALPISRIAPLLGAALGDVVRYVLLITIMVGTGYVLGYRIATDVVSFLAGCLLAILFALCLAWAPMLVGLIARSERSVQGIVFMTLFPLTFASSAFVDPSTMPGWLEAFSNANPLTHLIESLRALWGGMGEWQTHVAWTLAWCVGLVVVFAPLAIRAYNRRA, from the coding sequence ATGACCACCGAGAGCGTGACCCGGGCGATCGACATCATCCCCCGCGGCCCGGTCGATGTGTTCCGGCATTCGTGGGTGCTCGCCAAGCGGTCGCTCGTCAAGACGTGGCGCACTCCTGAAGGCCTCATCGACGTCACGCTGTCGCCGATCATGTTCACGCTGCTGTTCACGTACATCTTCGGCGGAGCGATCGCCGGCTCAGCGAGCGACTATCTGGTCTTCCTGATCCCCGGCATCATCGGGCAGAACATCGCCTTCGCGTCCGTGGGAATCGGCATCCAGCTGAACTCGGATATGGCGAAGGGCATCTTCGACAGGTTCCGCGCTCTGCCGATCTCGCGGATCGCTCCGCTGCTGGGCGCAGCGCTCGGGGACGTGGTGCGGTACGTGCTGCTCATCACGATCATGGTCGGCACGGGCTACGTGCTGGGCTACCGCATCGCCACCGACGTGGTGAGCTTCCTTGCCGGCTGCCTGCTCGCGATCCTGTTCGCGCTGTGCCTCGCGTGGGCGCCCATGCTGGTCGGGCTCATCGCGAGGTCGGAGCGGTCGGTCCAGGGCATCGTGTTCATGACGCTGTTCCCGCTCACCTTCGCGTCCAGTGCATTCGTCGACCCGTCGACCATGCCGGGGTGGCTCGAGGCGTTCTCCAACGCCAACCCGCTCACGCACTTGATCGAGTCCCTGCGTGCGCTCTGGGGCGGCATGGGCGAGTGGCAGACCCACGTCGCCTGGACACTCGCCTGGTGCGTCGGTCTGGTGGTGGTGTTCGCGCCGCTCGCGATCCGCGCCTACAACAGGCGGGCGTGA
- a CDS encoding ATP-binding cassette domain-containing protein, translating into MANDNAVEAEGLVKNFKDTKALRGVDLTVPRGTVLGVLGPNGAGKTTAVRILATLLRADGGSARVAGFDAERQPAEVRKRIGLTGQYASVDEELTGRENLLMIAALLNMRSADAKARAKDLLSWFDLTDAADRTLKTYSGGMRRRLDLAASLTGHPEVVFLDEPTTGLDPAKREDMWDVVRDIVSQGTSVLLTTQYLEEADALADDIVVINHGQVIAHDTAHNLKRVVGSQTLRVRPADAADAQAVRDLLAGVAADGAPIDEHRPGEYSVPVVDDGALADVVARLRGDGIPVTELSLQLPSLDEVFFTLTGERQRVPSEARDGEEAA; encoded by the coding sequence ATGGCGAATGACAACGCAGTAGAGGCAGAAGGCCTCGTCAAGAACTTCAAGGACACGAAGGCGCTGAGAGGCGTCGACCTCACCGTGCCTCGTGGCACCGTGCTGGGGGTGCTCGGCCCCAACGGCGCCGGCAAGACCACCGCGGTACGCATTCTTGCGACCCTCCTGCGTGCCGACGGCGGCAGCGCGCGAGTGGCGGGCTTCGACGCCGAGCGCCAGCCGGCGGAGGTCCGCAAGCGCATCGGACTCACCGGGCAGTACGCCTCGGTGGACGAGGAGCTCACGGGTCGCGAGAACCTGCTGATGATCGCGGCGCTGCTGAACATGCGGAGCGCCGATGCGAAGGCGCGTGCCAAGGACCTGCTGTCCTGGTTCGACCTCACCGACGCTGCGGACCGCACCCTCAAGACCTACTCGGGCGGAATGCGGCGGCGCCTGGACCTGGCGGCATCGCTGACCGGGCATCCGGAGGTGGTGTTCCTCGACGAGCCCACCACTGGCCTCGACCCCGCCAAGCGCGAGGACATGTGGGACGTGGTGCGGGACATCGTGTCCCAAGGCACGTCGGTGCTGCTCACCACGCAGTACTTGGAAGAGGCCGATGCCCTGGCAGACGACATCGTGGTGATCAACCACGGTCAGGTGATCGCGCATGACACGGCGCACAACCTCAAGCGCGTGGTCGGCTCGCAGACTCTCCGCGTGAGGCCCGCGGACGCCGCCGACGCCCAGGCGGTGCGGGACCTCCTCGCCGGGGTCGCCGCAGACGGCGCACCGATCGATGAGCATCGGCCCGGCGAGTACTCCGTGCCGGTCGTCGACGACGGCGCGCTCGCTGACGTGGTCGCACGCCTCCGCGGCGACGGGATTCCCGTGACGGAGCTGTCGCTGCAGCTGCCGAGCCTCGACGAGGTGTTCTTCACGCTCACGGGAGAACGACAGCGGGTGCCGAGCGAGGCGCGCGATGGCGAGGAGGCGGCATGA
- a CDS encoding VOC family protein: MADSESPHTHHAPDYVEIPATDLDASERFYEAAFGWRMVPYGPGYRGIVAADGRECGGLSEVGVVQPGGVLVVLFSRDLEASLGSVRAAGGSITREPFDFPGGRRFHFTDPSGLELAVWALP, encoded by the coding sequence ATGGCCGATTCCGAGTCGCCCCACACTCATCATGCGCCGGACTACGTCGAGATCCCTGCGACCGACCTCGACGCCTCCGAGCGCTTCTACGAGGCGGCATTCGGGTGGAGGATGGTGCCGTACGGCCCCGGCTATCGCGGCATCGTCGCCGCAGACGGCCGCGAGTGCGGCGGGCTGTCGGAGGTCGGAGTGGTCCAGCCGGGCGGAGTGCTCGTCGTGCTGTTCTCCCGCGACCTCGAGGCCTCGCTCGGCTCGGTGCGTGCCGCCGGCGGCTCCATCACGCGCGAGCCGTTCGACTTCCCCGGCGGGCGCAGGTTCCACTTCACGGACCCGAGCGGTCTCGAGCTCGCGGTGTGGGCCCTTCCCTGA
- a CDS encoding heat shock protein transcriptional repressor HspR, with amino-acid sequence MDTPDVDEPVFLISAAAELAGMHAQTLRQYDRLGLVIPRRRPGGGRRYSLRDVATLRQIQRMSQDEGINLEGIKRILALQKRVDRLETEVEKLRPRADTGSRIFASGPTGSVVIVERGRRARKDEGRSLVLWRSASRNAQD; translated from the coding sequence GTGGACACTCCCGATGTCGACGAGCCCGTCTTCCTGATCTCAGCCGCCGCTGAGCTCGCGGGCATGCACGCGCAGACGCTCCGGCAGTACGACCGACTGGGGCTGGTGATCCCTCGGCGACGCCCCGGCGGCGGCAGGCGATACTCGCTCCGCGACGTGGCCACGCTCCGTCAGATCCAGCGCATGAGCCAGGACGAGGGCATCAACCTCGAGGGCATCAAGCGCATCCTGGCGCTGCAGAAGCGCGTGGATCGGCTCGAGACCGAGGTCGAGAAGCTGCGCCCACGAGCCGACACCGGATCGCGAATCTTCGCGTCGGGCCCCACCGGGTCCGTGGTGATCGTCGAGCGCGGCAGGCGCGCACGCAAGGACGAGGGCCGCTCGCTCGTGCTGTGGCGCTCTGCGTCTCGCAACGCGCAGGACTGA
- a CDS encoding DnaJ C-terminal domain-containing protein, whose translation MTSQDWFSKDFYAALGVSKDASADEIKKAYRKLARDLHPDRHLGDTTSEERFKEVGEAYGVLSDPKQRQQYDAVRAMGGGGPRFQAGGPGGAGFEDVFSGMFGGGAGGPGAPGAGGPQYRAQGFEDMLGNLFGGGFQRGPVKGTDIAAATEVSFRQATEGATITLRTATGDITTRLPVGVRDGQKIRLRGKGRPSANGGPAGDLLLTVRVAKHPVFSADGRNLHITVPVTYDEAVLGATVEVPTLDGGRVKVKIPAGTPSGKTLRIKGRGLQAKDGAGDLLVTVEVAVPSRLSRKAKEVLQAFALETAKDEPRKDLYRDAAK comes from the coding sequence GTGACGAGTCAGGACTGGTTCAGCAAGGACTTCTACGCGGCGCTGGGCGTCTCCAAGGACGCGAGCGCGGACGAGATCAAGAAGGCGTACCGCAAGCTCGCACGTGACCTCCACCCGGACCGCCACCTCGGCGATACGACGTCAGAGGAGCGCTTCAAGGAGGTCGGCGAGGCCTACGGCGTGCTGTCCGACCCCAAGCAGCGCCAGCAGTATGACGCCGTGCGGGCGATGGGCGGCGGGGGGCCCAGGTTCCAGGCTGGAGGCCCGGGCGGCGCCGGCTTCGAGGACGTCTTCTCTGGCATGTTCGGCGGCGGCGCCGGTGGGCCGGGGGCACCTGGCGCCGGTGGCCCGCAGTACCGCGCGCAGGGCTTCGAGGACATGCTGGGCAACCTGTTCGGCGGGGGCTTCCAGCGCGGTCCGGTCAAGGGCACGGACATCGCGGCCGCGACCGAGGTCTCGTTCCGCCAGGCGACCGAAGGCGCGACCATCACGCTGCGCACCGCAACCGGCGACATCACGACCCGACTCCCCGTGGGCGTGCGCGACGGCCAGAAGATCCGGCTGCGAGGCAAGGGCAGGCCCAGCGCGAACGGCGGACCGGCGGGCGATCTGCTGCTCACGGTGCGCGTCGCCAAGCACCCCGTGTTCTCCGCCGACGGACGCAATCTGCACATCACCGTGCCCGTCACCTATGACGAGGCCGTGCTCGGCGCGACGGTCGAGGTGCCGACGCTCGACGGCGGCCGGGTCAAGGTCAAGATTCCCGCGGGCACGCCCAGCGGCAAGACGCTGCGCATCAAGGGACGCGGGCTCCAGGCGAAGGACGGCGCGGGCGACCTGCTCGTGACGGTCGAGGTCGCGGTGCCCAGCCGTCTCTCCCGCAAGGCCAAGGAGGTGCTGCAGGCGTTCGCCCTGGAGACCGCCAAGGATGAACCGCGCAAGGACCTGTACCGCGACGCGGCGAAGTAG
- a CDS encoding nucleotide exchange factor GrpE, producing MTDNNQTPDENPQPDQGGDNDPLADAEAIVNEAAASMDDGEYGDADADEQGAADAIDRAQQMAAEHLADLQRLQAEYVNYRKRVDRDREAAGDVATAKVVEALIPALDDIVAAREHGDLEDGPFKAIATKVEEALGRFGWSTYGAAGEEFSPQLHEALMSQPSPDVEVPTVQHVAQPGHRIGDRVVRPARVIVSQPE from the coding sequence ATGACTGACAACAACCAGACGCCCGACGAGAACCCCCAGCCCGATCAGGGGGGCGACAACGACCCGCTGGCCGACGCGGAGGCGATCGTCAACGAGGCCGCCGCCAGCATGGACGACGGCGAGTACGGAGACGCCGACGCGGACGAGCAGGGAGCGGCCGATGCGATCGACCGCGCCCAGCAGATGGCCGCGGAGCACCTTGCGGACCTGCAGCGACTCCAGGCGGAGTACGTGAACTATCGCAAGCGCGTGGACCGCGATCGTGAGGCCGCCGGCGACGTCGCCACCGCGAAGGTGGTCGAGGCGCTCATCCCCGCGCTCGACGACATCGTGGCCGCGCGCGAGCATGGCGACCTCGAGGACGGGCCGTTCAAGGCCATCGCCACCAAGGTGGAAGAGGCACTCGGCCGCTTCGGCTGGTCGACGTATGGGGCGGCGGGCGAGGAGTTCAGCCCGCAGCTCCACGAGGCGCTCATGTCACAGCCCTCCCCTGACGTCGAGGTTCCGACGGTCCAGCATGTGGCCCAGCCGGGCCACCGCATCGGCGACCGGGTGGTGCGCCCCGCGCGCGTCATCGTGTCGCAGCCCGAGTAA